A region from the Nostoc sp. HK-01 genome encodes:
- a CDS encoding deoxycytidine triphosphate deaminase — MSPTKLLKFAAATDPKGHCSRYSSSSVGITCELVIKNDKWITEMAQKGMISPFEPSLIRKVQKETSVDAQPVISYGLSSYGYDIRLSPAEFRIFRHIPGTVVDPKNFNPHNLESTPLHTDVNGSYFILPAHSYGLGVALERLEVPDNITVVCIGKSTYARCGIIANLTPAEAAWRGHLTLEFSNSSSADCRIYANEGVVQLLFLEGEPCAISYDTRQGKYQDQLEIVTIARV; from the coding sequence ATGTCGCCGACCAAATTACTGAAATTCGCCGCAGCCACCGACCCTAAAGGACACTGTTCACGATATTCTAGTAGTTCGGTTGGAATTACCTGTGAACTTGTGATTAAGAACGATAAATGGATTACGGAAATGGCTCAAAAAGGCATGATTTCACCTTTTGAGCCAAGCTTAATCCGAAAAGTACAGAAAGAGACATCCGTAGATGCTCAACCCGTTATCAGCTACGGTCTTTCTTCCTATGGCTACGATATCCGCCTCTCCCCCGCCGAGTTTCGGATTTTTCGCCACATACCAGGAACTGTGGTTGACCCCAAAAACTTTAATCCCCACAATTTAGAGTCAACACCACTACATACAGATGTAAATGGCAGTTACTTTATTTTGCCTGCTCATTCTTATGGATTAGGTGTGGCTTTAGAACGGCTAGAGGTTCCCGATAATATTACAGTAGTTTGTATAGGTAAAAGTACGTACGCACGCTGTGGTATAATTGCAAACTTAACTCCTGCGGAAGCGGCGTGGCGTGGTCATTTAACTCTAGAATTTTCCAATTCTTCTAGTGCAGACTGTCGTATATATGCTAATGAAGGTGTAGTGCAGTTACTCTTTTTAGAAGGAGAACCCTGTGCAATTAGTTACGACACAAGACAGGGTAAATATCAGGATCAGTTAGAGATTGTCACTATAGCTCGCGTATAG
- a CDS encoding adenylate kinase — MRLVILGGSGSGKSTQAQRLGRHFDIPQISTGEILREAIANYSELGRHAQPYVARGELVPDEMMIELMRLRLKKLDVVGGWILEGYPRTAFQSEELDFLLETLEQKLDWAIYLQVPQAIMVSRSLGRSLPDDQPEIVQRRVEIFYDRTIPILEYYDRRRRLLTINGDQVPDMVEQTILNLLTSAESKG, encoded by the coding sequence GTGAGATTAGTGATTCTGGGAGGTTCAGGATCAGGTAAAAGCACTCAAGCGCAAAGGCTGGGTAGACACTTTGATATACCTCAGATTTCTACAGGTGAAATTTTACGAGAAGCGATCGCTAACTATAGCGAACTCGGTCGCCATGCACAACCCTATGTAGCTAGAGGTGAGCTAGTCCCCGATGAAATGATGATTGAATTAATGCGGCTGCGATTGAAAAAACTTGATGTTGTTGGTGGTTGGATTTTAGAAGGTTATCCCCGCACGGCCTTTCAATCGGAAGAACTAGATTTTTTATTGGAGACTTTAGAACAAAAGTTAGATTGGGCAATTTATTTACAAGTACCGCAAGCCATCATGGTCAGCCGTTCTCTAGGCCGTTCTCTACCAGATGACCAACCCGAAATTGTCCAACGTCGAGTGGAAATATTTTACGATCGCACAATCCCTATCCTAGAATATTACGACCGTCGCCGCCGCCTATTAACAATCAACGGTGATCAAGTACCTGATATGGTAGAGCAAACTATCCTCAATCTGCTGACGAGTGCTGAATCAAAAGGCTAA
- a CDS encoding chaperonin Cpn10, whose amino-acid sequence MAAVSLSVSTVKPLGDRVFVKVSASEEKTAGGLYLPDTAKEKPQVGEVVALGPGKRNDDGSRQELEVKVGDKVLYSKYAGTDVKLGTDEYVLLSEKDILAVVS is encoded by the coding sequence ATGGCAGCTGTATCTTTAAGCGTATCTACAGTTAAACCTTTGGGCGATCGCGTTTTCGTAAAAGTAAGCGCATCGGAAGAAAAGACCGCTGGTGGTCTATATTTGCCTGACACCGCCAAAGAAAAGCCCCAAGTAGGGGAAGTTGTTGCTCTTGGCCCTGGCAAGCGTAACGATGACGGTAGTCGTCAAGAGTTGGAAGTCAAAGTTGGCGATAAAGTGCTGTACTCCAAGTACGCTGGCACAGACGTGAAACTCGGCACCGATGAATACGTACTGCTTTCTGAAAAAGACATTCTAGCAGTAGTTAGTTAG
- a CDS encoding LuxR family GAF modulated transcriptional regulator: protein MGYTLGTLMANSLHAVFGAIATVRNEQELHLALKDKISEHFGVQHWGIYLLDDQVATEINIPAIPSVCLEGNPVGRYVVERHAPAHEQLLLSPGDWKHFCSRSDHEHVMTGPIVCDGQLIGTLHLARDRGQPAFDGNDLADLSAVCLHLSAKIATLRAKPTTSPLVSRLTPRELEIAELVAQGLTNAEIGEKLWITQNSVKQALKRMFRKLEVSARAEMVAKLQDVLVS from the coding sequence ATGGGGTACACTTTGGGTACACTTATGGCTAATTCTCTTCATGCTGTATTTGGTGCGATCGCTACTGTCCGTAATGAGCAAGAGCTACATCTAGCTCTGAAGGATAAAATTAGCGAGCATTTTGGCGTACAGCATTGGGGTATCTATCTTTTAGATGACCAAGTAGCAACAGAAATTAATATTCCCGCTATTCCCTCTGTATGTTTAGAGGGTAATCCCGTTGGACGCTATGTAGTTGAGCGTCACGCTCCCGCCCATGAGCAATTGCTATTATCACCAGGCGACTGGAAACATTTTTGTTCTCGTTCTGACCACGAACATGTGATGACTGGGCCAATTGTTTGCGATGGTCAGTTGATTGGTACATTACACTTAGCACGCGATCGCGGCCAGCCTGCTTTTGATGGCAACGACTTAGCTGACTTGAGTGCTGTATGCTTGCATTTGTCAGCCAAAATTGCAACTTTAAGGGCAAAACCCACAACTTCACCGTTAGTTAGCCGCTTGACACCACGGGAGTTAGAAATTGCGGAATTGGTAGCGCAAGGTTTAACTAACGCAGAAATTGGTGAAAAACTTTGGATTACGCAAAACTCTGTGAAACAAGCGTTAAAGCGGATGTTTCGCAAGCTAGAAGTATCAGCACGAGCCGAAATGGTGGCAAAATTACAGGATGTTTTGGTTTCGTAG
- a CDS encoding cob(I)alamin adenosyltransferase — MVAQLESPSSNSSLSSPNPVEGLVQVFTSAHRNFFTTVMAQALRIAGQGTSVLVVQFLKGGIGQGQDKPIQLGQNLDWIRCDLPRCIDTPQLDEAENLALQQLWQHTQNVVYAGKYALVVLDELSLAINFGLIPEADVLAFLAKRPPHIDIILTGPEMPKSLLDVADQITEIRRSHRP, encoded by the coding sequence ATGGTTGCCCAGTTAGAATCTCCCAGCAGCAATTCGTCACTTTCCTCACCAAACCCAGTAGAAGGACTCGTACAAGTTTTTACTAGCGCTCACCGTAACTTTTTTACCACCGTGATGGCTCAAGCCTTGAGAATTGCTGGTCAAGGCACATCAGTATTAGTAGTACAGTTTCTCAAAGGCGGTATTGGTCAAGGACAAGATAAACCAATTCAGTTAGGACAAAATCTCGACTGGATACGCTGTGATTTACCCCGCTGTATCGATACACCACAACTAGACGAAGCCGAAAATCTAGCTTTACAACAGTTGTGGCAACATACTCAAAATGTCGTCTACGCGGGTAAATATGCCCTAGTCGTTTTAGATGAGTTAAGTTTAGCCATTAACTTTGGTTTAATTCCCGAAGCTGATGTGTTAGCTTTCTTAGCAAAACGTCCGCCCCACATCGATATCATTCTTACAGGGCCAGAAATGCCCAAATCCCTGTTAGATGTCGCCGACCAAATTACTGAAATTCGCCGCAGCCACCGACCCTAA
- a CDS encoding ribonuclease PH, whose product MVWQRPDGRQPYELRPVSFQSGFTRFAPGSVLARCGDTQVLCNVTVTEGVPRFLAGSGKGWLTAEYRMLPAATQQRQERELLKLSGRTQEIQRLIGRSLRATIDFEALGERTITVDADVLQADAGTRTTAITGGFVALAQAISQLLQRGVLERSPLSGQVAAISVGLLQGEPYLDLNYPEDVAATVDFNVVMDHHLGIIEVQGTAEEGSFSRTQLNQLLDFAEKGIQELLIAQREAIPGWENLFEV is encoded by the coding sequence ATGGTATGGCAGCGTCCCGATGGCAGACAACCTTACGAGCTTCGTCCTGTGAGCTTTCAGTCTGGTTTTACTCGTTTTGCGCCTGGTTCGGTGCTGGCTAGATGCGGTGATACTCAAGTACTTTGTAATGTTACTGTGACTGAGGGAGTGCCGAGATTTTTAGCTGGAAGTGGTAAAGGATGGTTAACGGCTGAGTATCGGATGTTACCCGCAGCCACCCAGCAGCGCCAAGAACGAGAATTGTTGAAATTATCTGGTAGGACTCAAGAAATTCAACGTTTAATTGGACGCAGCTTAAGGGCAACAATAGATTTTGAGGCTTTGGGAGAACGGACTATTACGGTGGATGCTGATGTGTTGCAAGCGGATGCAGGAACGAGAACCACAGCCATTACAGGTGGTTTTGTCGCCTTAGCACAGGCAATTTCCCAATTATTACAGCGCGGGGTGTTAGAGCGATCGCCTTTATCTGGACAAGTGGCGGCAATTTCTGTAGGTTTATTACAAGGTGAGCCATATTTAGATTTAAACTACCCAGAAGACGTAGCAGCTACAGTAGATTTCAACGTCGTGATGGATCATCATTTGGGAATTATTGAAGTTCAAGGAACAGCAGAAGAAGGTAGTTTTAGTCGTACTCAATTGAATCAACTGCTAGATTTTGCTGAAAAAGGCATTCAAGAATTACTAATTGCTCAACGCGAAGCTATTCCTGGCTGGGAAAATCTTTTTGAAGTATGA
- a CDS encoding peptidase-like protein — MKKLFSAINAAGVCLAPWIMVAGITPGLLLSIPVKGIAQQQTPTYSAEQQAALKDAEELNQQVIKLYQEGKYSTAIPLAKRVLAIREKVLGQENLIVATNLNNLAALYQAQGEYQQAEPLYLRSLAIKEKLLGKSHREIATSLDNLALLYRKLGKYEQAEPLHLRALSIYEKLYGKEHPDVAISLNNLAGLYRLQGRFKQAELLYLRSLAIYKKLLGKSHPDFATILDNLGLFYDSQGKYEQGESLHLRALGIYEKVYGKSHPDIAITLNNLAALYNAQGKFTKAEPLYLRALAISENILGKSHPDVANKLDNLAALYSSQGKYEQAEILHLRALAIFEKVLGKQHPDVAINLTNLASLYQAKGDIVHAVDFQRRGLDIQAKNLDLIFAVGSEKNKQDYIKTFSGTTDATVSLALQEARNNPAAASLALTTVLRRKGLVLDAVADSIQILRSKLDKNPETQKLFTQWLQIQQQLSALVFSRSVQQTANPTEQIGKLEAEKEKLEAKISVQSAEFRQQIQPVDLLAVQAKIPQDAALVEIVQYKPFNVKATTEAEKFGKPRYAVAVLRSQGQPTWVDLGEAAEIDKLAIDFRTALAIGRTFNKLARTLDEKLIAPIRPLLGDARHILISPDGQLTLIPFEALKDEQDQFLIQRYSFSYLTTGRDLLRFQSNFSNATAPVVLADIDYDYQNTTVASNKQPGVQSLSNRRSSNLATLEFLPLAATKYEAIAIKKVLPNAKLLLGKNATETAVKQLHSPVILHLATHGFFIADIAQDINTSLDLPEKPNPQKILEVENPLLRSGLALAGANKRNQVTTTDDGILTALEVAGLDLRSNQLVVLSACETGRGDVKVGDGVYGLRRALVIAGSQTQVLSLWLVDDAATKDLMMKYYQNLQAGKGRHEALRAAQLDLLKTEEYQHPRFWAAFVPSGNWTPLREK; from the coding sequence GTGAAAAAGTTATTCAGTGCAATTAATGCTGCGGGTGTGTGTCTTGCACCTTGGATAATGGTGGCGGGAATAACACCAGGATTACTGTTAAGTATTCCAGTCAAAGGGATAGCGCAACAGCAAACCCCCACATATTCCGCAGAGCAACAAGCAGCCTTAAAGGACGCTGAAGAACTAAATCAACAAGTTATTAAGTTATACCAGGAAGGAAAATACAGTACTGCTATCCCCTTAGCTAAACGTGTATTAGCTATTAGAGAAAAAGTGCTTGGTCAAGAAAATCTAATTGTTGCCACTAATTTAAATAATTTGGCTGCACTATATCAAGCACAAGGAGAATATCAACAAGCAGAACCTCTGTATCTCCGCTCACTAGCTATCAAAGAAAAATTATTGGGGAAATCACATCGTGAGATTGCTACTAGCTTAGATAATTTAGCTTTACTGTATAGAAAACTGGGCAAATATGAACAAGCAGAACCGTTGCATCTGCGTGCTTTGTCTATCTATGAAAAGCTGTATGGTAAAGAACATCCTGATGTTGCTATTAGCTTAAATAATTTAGCTGGATTGTATCGTCTACAAGGCAGATTTAAACAAGCAGAACTATTGTATCTCCGCTCACTGGCTATCTATAAAAAGTTGCTGGGTAAATCACATCCTGATTTTGCAACTATTTTAGATAATTTGGGATTATTTTATGATTCTCAGGGAAAATATGAACAAGGAGAATCACTGCATCTACGTGCTTTAGGCATTTATGAAAAGGTTTATGGTAAATCACATCCTGATATTGCAATTACTTTAAATAATTTGGCTGCACTGTATAATGCCCAAGGAAAATTTACCAAAGCAGAACCTTTGTATCTCCGTGCTTTAGCTATTAGTGAAAACATATTAGGTAAATCACATCCTGATGTTGCTAATAAATTAGATAATTTGGCTGCACTATATAGTTCACAAGGTAAATATGAACAAGCTGAAATTCTGCATCTCCGCGCTTTAGCCATTTTTGAAAAAGTATTAGGAAAACAACATCCTGATGTGGCCATTAACTTGACTAATTTGGCTTCTCTATATCAAGCAAAGGGTGATATTGTTCATGCTGTTGATTTTCAGCGTCGTGGGTTAGACATTCAAGCAAAAAATCTTGATTTAATTTTTGCTGTCGGCTCGGAAAAAAATAAGCAGGACTACATTAAGACTTTTTCGGGGACAACTGACGCTACCGTTTCCCTAGCTCTGCAAGAAGCACGGAATAATCCAGCAGCAGCATCTCTGGCTCTAACTACTGTACTTCGTCGCAAAGGGCTAGTGTTAGATGCCGTAGCTGACAGCATTCAAATCTTACGCAGCAAATTAGACAAAAATCCTGAAACTCAAAAATTATTCACTCAATGGTTGCAAATACAACAGCAATTATCAGCCTTAGTCTTTTCGCGGTCAGTACAACAAACTGCTAACCCAACAGAGCAGATAGGAAAATTGGAAGCAGAAAAAGAAAAACTGGAAGCAAAAATTAGTGTTCAAAGTGCCGAATTTCGTCAGCAAATTCAACCAGTCGATTTATTAGCTGTTCAAGCAAAAATTCCTCAAGATGCAGCTTTGGTAGAGATTGTGCAGTACAAACCATTCAACGTCAAAGCCACAACGGAAGCTGAAAAATTTGGTAAACCTCGTTATGCGGTGGCGGTATTGCGTTCTCAAGGTCAACCAACATGGGTTGATTTAGGTGAAGCCGCAGAAATTGATAAATTAGCGATAGATTTCCGCACAGCATTAGCCATTGGTAGAACATTTAACAAACTGGCTCGCACTTTAGATGAAAAATTAATCGCACCTATTCGTCCTTTGTTGGGTGATGCGCGGCATATTTTAATTTCTCCTGATGGACAATTAACCTTAATTCCTTTTGAAGCTCTCAAAGATGAGCAAGACCAATTTTTAATTCAGCGTTATTCATTTTCTTACCTGACAACTGGGCGAGATTTATTACGTTTCCAGTCAAATTTTAGTAATGCTACGGCTCCAGTTGTGCTGGCAGATATTGACTACGACTATCAAAATACAACCGTCGCCTCTAATAAACAACCTGGTGTACAAAGCTTGTCAAACCGACGTTCTAGTAATTTGGCAACTTTAGAATTTTTGCCCTTAGCTGCAACTAAATATGAAGCGATCGCTATTAAAAAAGTTTTGCCAAATGCCAAATTGTTATTAGGCAAAAATGCCACAGAAACGGCAGTTAAACAATTACATAGTCCGGTGATTCTCCACTTGGCAACTCACGGTTTTTTCATCGCGGATATTGCCCAAGATATCAACACATCATTAGATTTGCCAGAAAAACCAAATCCACAAAAGATTTTAGAAGTAGAAAACCCCTTGTTGCGTTCTGGTTTAGCCTTAGCTGGTGCAAACAAGCGTAATCAGGTGACAACCACCGATGACGGTATTTTGACGGCGCTGGAAGTTGCTGGTTTAGATTTGCGTTCTAATCAGTTAGTGGTGCTGTCAGCTTGTGAAACTGGTAGAGGTGATGTCAAGGTTGGCGATGGTGTGTATGGTTTGCGTCGGGCTTTGGTAATTGCTGGTTCGCAAACTCAAGTGTTAAGTCTGTGGCTGGTGGATGATGCTGCAACAAAAGATTTGATGATGAAGTATTACCAGAATTTGCAAGCAGGTAAAGGAAGACATGAAGCTTTGCGTGCAGCACAGTTAGATTTACTCAAAACAGAAGAATATC
- a CDS encoding two component transcriptional regulator, LuxR family protein yields MDRSATSATAMKEPSMKDHKRLLLIDDDPNLILLVKDYLEFRGYEVVTAENGREALEILEHDVPDMIICDVMMPEMDGYTFVEQVRQNERTSWIPVLFLSAKGQSADRVKGLNKGADVYMVKPFEPEELVAQVESSLKQTIRWKEHQAKGGENGSRIQVPFDVQLTPTELKVVQFVARGLANREIAEELNVSQRTVESHVSNMLGKTNLHNRTELARWAIENQMA; encoded by the coding sequence ATGGACCGAAGCGCGACAAGTGCCACTGCTATGAAAGAGCCCAGCATGAAAGATCACAAACGCCTTCTACTAATTGATGACGACCCTAACCTCATCTTGCTGGTGAAGGATTACTTGGAATTTAGAGGATATGAAGTCGTCACTGCGGAAAATGGACGTGAGGCTCTGGAAATTCTAGAGCATGACGTTCCAGATATGATCATCTGTGACGTAATGATGCCGGAAATGGACGGTTACACTTTTGTAGAACAAGTCCGGCAAAATGAACGCACTAGTTGGATTCCCGTTCTGTTTTTGTCAGCCAAAGGGCAAAGTGCAGACCGAGTGAAAGGTTTAAATAAAGGTGCTGATGTCTATATGGTCAAGCCTTTTGAACCAGAAGAACTCGTTGCACAAGTAGAATCTTCGCTGAAACAAACTATCCGTTGGAAGGAACACCAAGCCAAAGGCGGAGAAAACGGTTCCCGTATTCAGGTTCCCTTTGATGTGCAGTTAACTCCCACCGAACTGAAAGTAGTCCAGTTTGTAGCTAGGGGTTTAGCGAACAGAGAAATTGCTGAAGAATTAAATGTTAGTCAGCGTACCGTTGAAAGCCATGTGTCCAATATGTTGGGCAAAACCAATCTCCACAACCGCACTGAATTAGCGCGGTGGGCGATTGAAAATCAAATGGCTTAA